Proteins encoded by one window of Vitis riparia cultivar Riparia Gloire de Montpellier isolate 1030 chromosome 11, EGFV_Vit.rip_1.0, whole genome shotgun sequence:
- the LOC117924982 gene encoding glycerophosphocholine acyltransferase 1, with product MASNEEAVEEANGDSFLAVKQRLRDRSKKVAQTKEMLSKQAVQTKEILSKQAVKIAKQAEEHERFINKVTHLLGVLGFGAFCFLLGARPQDIPYVYCLFYFIFVPLRWIYYRFKKWHYYLLDFCYYANTIFLVVLLLYPKNEKLFMVCFSFAEGPLAWALIVWRCSLVFSSVDKIVSVLIHLLPGIVFFTIRWWNPTTFEAMHPEGTAHRASWPYVEDKSYLWTWLFVVPLAAYTLWQVLYFLIVNVLRRQRLLRDPEVMTSYRELSKKAQKANNIWWRLSGLLGDQNRLLMYILFQGVFTVATTALTVPIFLSYEMHVVFQILKVSATVWNGGSFLLEVMPRQVILKEKKKSETQPAQTLLVPSAETDQPDQSPLVDYLKENGSQQDQSSLVETSEEMNSSAEPHPS from the exons ATGGCGAGCAACGAGGAGGCTGTGGAGGAGGCAAATGGGGACTCATTTCTGGCGGTGAAGCAGAGATTGAGGGATCGGTCCAAG AAAGTGGCTCAGACGAAGGAGATGTTGTCGAAACAAGCTGTTCAGACGAAGGAGATCTTGTCCAAACAGGCCGTTAAGATCGCTAAGCAAGCTGAAGAGCACGAAAGATTCATCAACAAG GTAACTCATCTATTGGGGGTTCTCGGGTTCGGTGCATTTTGCTTCCTCTTGGGTGCAA GGCCACAAGATATTCCATATGTGTATTGTTTGTTCTACTTCATCTTTGTTCCTCTCCGATGGATCTATTATCGGTTCAAGAAATGGCATTATTATCTTCTG GATTTCTGCTACTATGCCAATACAATTTTCTTGGTCGTGCTTCTTCTATATCCAAAGAATGAAAAACTTTTCATGGTTTGCTTCTCATTTGCAGAG GGACCATTAGCCTGGGCATTGATTGTTTGGCGTTGTAGCTTGGTGTTCAGTTCTGTTGACAAAATTGTTAGTGTCCTTATACATCTGTTACCTG ggATTGTCTTCTTTACTATTCGATGGTGGAATCCCACAACCTTTGAAGCCATGCATCCTGAGGGAACTGCCCACAGAGCTTCATGGCCTTATGTGGAAGACAAATCCTACCTGTGGACATGGCTGTTTGTGGTTCCCTTAGCAGCTTACACACTCTGGCAAGTTCTCtattttctcattgttaatGTCCTACGCAGACAGAGGCTGTTGAGAGATCCCGAAGTCATGACTTCCTACAG GGAGCTCTCCAAAAAAGCCCAGAAGGCAAACAATATATGGTGGCGTCTAAGTGGTCTGCTCGGGGATCAGAATCGACTGTTGATGTATATCTTGTTCCAAGGTGTATTCACTGTAGCAACAACAGCACTCACAGTCCCCATCTTCTTGTCATATGAAATGCACGTAGTTTTCCAAATACTTAAGGTCTCTGCAACTGTATGGAATGGAGGAAGCTTTCTACTAGAAGTGATGCCAAGGCAGGTGATTctcaaggaaaagaagaaatcaGAGACGCAGCCAGCCCAAACACTACTGGTTCCATCTGCAGAGACGGATCAGCCTGATCAATCCCCACTAGTTGATTATTTGAAGGAGAATGGTAGTCAGCAAGATCAATCCTCACTTGTCGAAACCTCGGAGGAGATGAACAGCTCTGCTGAGCCACATCCTTCGTAG
- the LOC117925132 gene encoding LOW QUALITY PROTEIN: protein PLASTID MOVEMENT IMPAIRED 1-RELATED 1-like (The sequence of the model RefSeq protein was modified relative to this genomic sequence to represent the inferred CDS: inserted 4 bases in 4 codons) has translation MMFSKAEAAKRSDGDSANAKLLLEVEKINKTLYSAKNPPRGLYSASNARSKSAGKNHLMDSKSKPKYAKEDPEQKEKKSIWSWKALKSLSHIRNRRFNCCFSLHVHLIEGLPSNLNDSSLTVHWKRKDGELVTHPARVSRGIAEFEEKLNHTCSVYGSRNGPHHSAKYEAKHFLLYASVFGAPELDLGKHRVDLTKLLPVTLEELEDDKSSGKWTTSFXLAGKAKGATMNVSFGYVVIRDNFIPPTNKNVPELFNLKQNNLSIAKSVTKFDQGANISKIKRGGSLPENFVPRHPASSQSVEGIKILHEVLPMSRSELSSSLNLLYQKLDECKLDASVDYRPELDNFSEPVEALKPNSNSLPDSSQQNIENEGEDNEFSVIEQGIEILSKELVRPEEDTVKASNVSAVGSLDIVDINSGINVVLEEDPKLDSQDEEYGSSSDKLVIQDCESIENDLCTKESLMKELDSVLNSMSNLETEALDFLKEDESHMEVKSNYKTDRKGKKALSLDDVTESVASEFLDMLGIEHSPFGLSSESEPESPRERLLRQFEKDTLASGCSLFDFDVGDGNLGEFSDDAPTGFGLGNLSEDFKFSSAVQAPGDEHWLPSQVLRNNTRAKVLEDLETEALMREWGLNEKAFQGSPRNSSGGFGSPINPALEEPLQLPDLGEGLGPFIQTKNGGFVRSMNPSLFKNAKSGGSLIMQVSSPVVVPADMGSGIMDILQNLASVGIEKLSTQANKLMPLEDITGRTMQQIAWETVPSLEAPERQSLLQLGSEAGQDVTGGQKRVTGKSSASRSNKLNSSSLGSDVGSEYVSLEDLAPLAMDKIEALSIEGLRIQSGMXEEDAPSNISAQSIGEISALKGKGVNITGSLGLEGAAGXQLLDIKDVDNDLDGLMGLSLTLDEWMRLDSGEIGDEDQISERTSKILAAHHANXLGFIRGGSKGERRRGRGSGRKCGLLGNNFTVALMVQLRDPLRNYEPVGTPMLALIQVERVFVPPKPKIYSTVSLVGNSKEEDDESVSVAKEDVKDEKKEEQISEEAIPQFKITEVHVAGLKTEPGKKKLWGTSTQQQSGSRWLLANGMGKNNKHPFMKSKAVSKSTSPATTTVQPGETLWSISSRVHGTGAKWKELAALNPHIRNPNVIFPNETIRLC, from the exons ATGATGTTTTCAAAAGCTGAAGCTGCGAAAAGAAGTGATGGTGATTCTGCGAATGCAAAGTTATTGCTTGAGgtggagaaaataaataaaacccttTATTCGGCCAAAAATCCTCCAAGGGGTTTGTATTCTGCCTCCAATGCACGATCCAAATCTGCTGGAAAGAACCACTTGATGGATTCCAAATCGAAGCCCAAGTATGCCAAAGAAGATCCAGAACAGAAAGAGAAGAAATCCATTTGGAGTTGGAAAGCCTTAAAGTCCTTGTCCCATATCAGAAACCGGAGGTTCAATTGTTGTTTTTCTCTCCATGTCCATTTGATTGAAGGGTTGCCATCGAATTTGAATGATAGTAGTCTCACTGTGCACTGGAAGAGGAAGGATGGAGAGTTGGTGACTCATCCAGCAAGGGTTTCCCGAGGAATCGCtgaatttgaagagaaattgaACCATACTTGCTCAGTCTATGGTAGTAGGAATGGACCCCACCACTCGGCTAAATATGAAGCTAAACATTTCCTGCTTTATGCATCGGTGTTTGGTGCTCCTGAACTTGATTTGGGAAAGCATCGGGTTGATCTCACAAAGTTGCTTCCAGTTACCCTGGAGGAATTAGAAGATGATAAGAGTTCAGGAAAGTGGACAACTAGTT AACTAGCGGGCAAGGCTAAAGGTGCTACAATGAATGTTAGTTTTGGCTATGTGGTGATACGTGATAATTTCATTCCGCCTACCAACAAGAATGTCCCTGAGCTTTTCAATTTGAAGCAGAATAATTTGAGTATTGCGAAATCAGTGACAAAATTTGATCAAGGTGctaatataagcaaaataaagcGTGGTGGAAGTCTTCCTGAAAACTTCGTTCCGAGACATCCTGCCTCTTCTCAATCTGTGGAAGGCATAAAAATTCTTCATGAGGTTTTGCCAATGTCAAGGTCAGAACTCTCTAGCTCTTTAAATCTGTTATATCAGAAATTAGATGAATGCAAGTTGGATGCTTCAGTTGATTATAGGCCTGAACTTGATAATTTCTCTGAACCTGTTGAGGCTCTCAAACCAAATTCCAATTCTTTGCCTGATTCTAGtcaacaaaatattgaaaatgaggGAGAAGATAATGAATTTTCCGTAATTGAGCAAGGGATAGAAATATTGTCAAAGGAACTGGTAAGACCAGAAGAAGATACTGTGAAGGCTTCTAATGTTTCTGCTGTGGGGAGTCTTGATATTGTTGACATCAACAGTGGTATTAATGTAGTCCTTGAAGAGGACCCTAAGCTTGATTCCCAGGATGAGGAATATGGTAGCTCTAGTGATAAGCTTGTGATACAGGATTGTGAATCAATAGAGAATGATCTATGCACAAAAGAGTCACTCATGAAAGAATTAGATTCAGTTCTAAATAGCATGTCAAATTTGGAGACGGAAGCGTTGGATTTTCTTAAAGAAGATGAGAGTCACATGGAagttaaatcaaattataaaacaGATAGGAAGGGAAAAAAGGCACTTAGCTTGGATGATGTTACGGAGTCTGTGGCAAGTGAGTTCTTAGATATGCTGGGGATTGAGCATAGTCCATTTGGATTGAGTTCTGAAAGTGAGCCTGAGTCGCCCAGGGAACGTCTCTTGAGACAATTTGAAAAGGATACCCTAGCTTCTGGCTgttctttgtttgattttgatgttGGAGATGGGAACCTGGGAGAATTTTCTGATGATGCTCCAACTGGATTTGGGTTGGGGAACTTATCTGaggattttaaattttcatcggCGGTCCAAGCCCCTGGGGATGAGCATTGGTTACCAAGTCAAGTCTTGAGGAACAACACAAGAGCGAAAGTTTTGGAAGACTTGGAGACAGAAGCTTTAATGCGTGAGTGGGGCTTGAATGAGAAGGCTTTTCAGGGTTCTCCACGTAACAGCTCTGGTGGGTTTGGAAGCCCAATCAATCCTGCTCTTGAAGAGCCACTCCAATTGCCTGATCTTGGGGAAGGCTTAGGTCCATTCATTCAGACAAAGAATGGAGGATTTGTGCGGTCTATGAATCCCTCACTTTTCAAGAATGCCAAAAGTGGTGGGAGCTTGATCATGCAGGTTTCCAGTCCAGTTGTGGTGCCTGCTGACATGGGTTCTGGTATAATGGACATATTACAGAATTTGGCTTCAGTTGGGATTGAAAAGCTTTCTACTCAGGCAAATAAGTTAATGCCTTTGGAAGATATAACTGGGAGGACAATGCAACAAATAGCATGGGAAACTGTGCCCAGTTTGGAGGCACCTGAGAG GCAATCTTTATTACAGCTTGGATCAGAGGCTGGGCAAGATGTAACTGGTGGACAAAAGAGAGTTACAGGAAAATCATCTGCTTCCAGATCTAATAAGTTAAATTCAAGCTCCTTAGGCAGTGATGTGGGCTCAGAGTACGTATCTCTAGAAGATCTTGCTCCTTTGGCAATGGATAAGATTGAAGCTCTATCAATTGAAGGGCTCAGAATCCAATCTGGCA TGGAGGAGGATGCACCTTCGAACATCAGTGCACAGTCTATTGGGGAAATTTCAGCCCTCAAGGGAAAGGGGGTGAACATCACTGGCTCCCTTGGTTTGGAGGGAGCTGCTG TGCAACTGTTGGACATCAAAGATGTTGATAATGATTTAGATGGATTAATGGGTCTTTCACTAACACTTGATGAATGGATGAGGCTGGACTCTGGTGAAATTGGTGATGAAGATCAAATCAGTGAGCGAACTTCAAAAATTCTTGCAGCCCATCATGCGA TCCTTGGATTTATTCGTGGAGGGTCCAAGGGAGAGAGAAGGCGGGGCAGAGGTTCAGGTAGAAAGTGTGGTTTGTTGGGGAACAACTTCACAGTGGCCCTAATGGTGCAGCTTCGTGATCCTCTTCGGAACTATGAGCCAGTTGGTACACCAATGCTTGCTCTTATTCAGGTGGAAAGAGTGTTTGTTCCACCAAAGCCAAAAATATACAGTACAGTTTCACTGGTGGGGAACAGTaaagaagaggatgatgagTCTGTGTCAGTGGCAAAGGAGGATGTGAAGGATGAGAAGAAAGAAGAACAAATTTCTGAGGAAGCCATTCCTCAGTTCAAAATTACTGAAGTCCATGTTGCTGGTCTGAAGACTGAGCCTGGTAAGAAGAAACTTTGGGGTACCTCGACTCAGCAACAGTCTGGTTCTCGTTGGCTGCTTGCAAATGGAATGGGGAAGAACAATAAGCATCCATTTATGAAGTCAAAGGCGGTGAGTAAATCCACTTCCCCAGCAACAACTACAGTGCAGCCTGGTGAAACCTTATGGAGCATCTCATCTCGTGTTCATGGTACGGGGGCTAAGTGGAAGGAATTGGCAGCTTTGAATCCACATATAAGGAACCCCAATGTTATCTTCCCAAACGAAACTATCAGGTTGTGCTGA